A genomic segment from Vanacampus margaritifer isolate UIUO_Vmar chromosome 3, RoL_Vmar_1.0, whole genome shotgun sequence encodes:
- the tcima gene encoding transcriptional and immune response regulator a, giving the protein MSAYVSSDCRRVSPCVYGNKFATAHRKKAVANIFDSVSQDALTRLFQKTGDMKAEERVRSIFSNSHDPEETARALMALKQRKKDKFLQIAGMLRQMLKLR; this is encoded by the coding sequence ATGTCCGCGTACGTGTCTTCAGACTGCCGCCGTGTCAGCCCTTGCGTCTACGGCAACAAGTTTGCCACGGCTCACCGCAAGAAAGCCGTGGCCAACATTTTCGACAGCGTGAGCCAGGACGCCCTGACCAGACTGTTTCAGAAGACAGGCGACATGAAAGCGGAGGAGCGGGTGCGGAGCATATTCTCCAACTCGCACGACCCGGAGGAGACGGCGCGGGCGTTAATGGCTCTGAAGCAGAGGAAGAAGGACAAGTTCCTCCAGATCGCGGGCATGCTACGGCAAATGCTCAAGCTACGCTGA